GATTCCCTGGCTTCTCTCCTGCATGGCCCAGGGAGATAAGGGAAAAGAGAGAAACTAACTCCAAAAGTAAATTCAatattaaaaagggtacttagtatTTACAAGTTGTTGTACTACTGGAACAATTTATAGATTTGTGCCCATAATTCTGTAATTTTATGGCCatagaaaggaaaggaaaaatgaatgaaaaaaatactTGAGAGTGTATCAGCTCGGGTTGCTCTTTCATACCCAGTTCTAAGAAGCAATAATAGTGGCCTATAATCAGGTtgcttccctatcctttctactGCATAATAGTGTGTGATTGGGTAGAATTTAAGCACTTCAAATTATGCAATATTAGTTAACAAATACTTAGCACATGTCTGATATCCCTTTGTGCCTATTTTAACTGAGTGgtttaaaataaacagttttttttaagacAAAGAAATTTAAATTTGTATGTTAATATTCCACTGTTTTATTAATTAAGACCTAAGAGAATGGGCAAAACAATTAAAACAAATTGTGGGAAAGAAAATAAACACAAAACAAACACTCCTAATACCAAACCTACCCTAGCTTGTTCACGTAACTGATCAACAATTAAACGATCTACTCTTGAGGGATTGGAAGGCAGGCGAGGAATAGGAGTATTGTTTGAACTGGACACTCGCTTTCCAGGAAAATTTCTTGCAAGCTCAGCTTCAGtctgtaataaaaaaaataaaataaaagtgaaGAATGAGATCAATGTTTTAAATTTGTCTTCCTGGTGTGCCCATTATAATTTTGTGGAGAAGTTTTGATGAATAGGTTCACATCATCTGTGAACATTAATGATCTTGACATGAGAACAGaggaatatcaaaatttgctaatGATACCGAATTAGAGAATTGGCAAACTATGAGGAACACTGCAGTGAACTGCAGATATGTGGGAAATTCAGTTAGTACATTTTGGGGAAAAGAGAATGGAAACATAACCTAATAAGACAAAATTCTCAATATAcagaggaacagaaagatctggaacTCCAGATACAGATCTCTAAAAAGGTTTCAGGTAGTAAAGGTAAACGGCATCCTGAGTCTTAAATACAGGGGCACTAATTATAAATACAAGGAGGCAACAGTGAATCTACACAGAACATTGGctgggccacagttggagtactattTCATTGCCCAAGGAACATTCTCTCTTCCTTTCAAAATGGCCATTAGCATCCCCGCTCAAAACCCAACCTTGACCCTTCTGATCTCACCAACTGCCACTCCATCTCTAATTTCTCTACTATCTCAAGATCCCTAAACATCGCATTGCTTCAAAACTCTGTGCCCAACTCTCCCATAACTTCTTACTCAAATTTTTCCTGTCTGGATTCTGCCAATCTCACTGTACCAAAAACAGTCTTTTCCGAAGCCGTAAACAATATTCCCTTTGACTGTGATAAAAGATGCAgtatccttctcaacctctccacagcatttgacacagttgaccacgccatcctcctccaatggcttttctcTGTTGTCCAGTTCCAGGGAACACCCTCGCATAGTTCTATTACCACCTTTTTGAATATAGCAATAGTTTatcttccctcccccacactgtaatCTCCATCTATCTTTGCTCTCCTCTTCTCGCTGCCCATCGAAGACATCACCCTCAGACACCAGTTCTGCACCACCTTTCTCAAATGTTTGTCTGACATCTAATCTCTAGCACTATATTTCTCTCAATCACTCcgtctctatcattctcacctccTATGCATCCCCCCTTTCACCTCAACGATGGCAAGGCTTTCAACCCTGCAGCCTACTCTCTAGAATTCCCTACGTAACCCTCTCCATCACTtcaaccatgcttttggtcactgtTCCTAATGTCTTCGTTTCTGGCTTGGCATGTGTTTTCCAAATGCTTATTCCATGTTTTTttaacgttaaaggcactatataaaatggAAGTTGCTATTGTAAATAAATCAGTAACATAGGATATAAATTTATCATTAATACTAGAAACAGAAAGGGAAGGTTAGAAAAAGAAATTCATGCAAAGTGTTATTAGGCTAAGTAAAACATTACGACAAGTGACTATTGAAGCCATATCAATCAAGCATTAAAGAGGGAATTCGATCATCATTGCAAGAAAAATATTAATGGGAACTGGGAAAAAGCAGAAATAGGATTAGTATAGATTGTTCCAATGTTGGGATTGCACAGGCGATGGGTCAactagcttccttctgtgctgtaattcctaTGATATTATGAACAGTACAGATTCATTTTAGTTAAAGGCCAGAAGACTGGGATTTTGATTCTCTCTGGGCTGGATTCAGATCTAAATCCCAGAAGGAAAAGAGCAATGTTCTAACTCAGTGCCTTGCCTAGCCAGCACCCCCAGGATTTCTCATGCTAAACTTAACTCCTTTTAACAGCTATCCTAAAGGACAGTATGAGGACTGTAGAAGCAATTTTCCACCACAATAAGAAATGCCACGTGGTCAACAAAGTTCACTGAATACCATTTGTTCACTCCTTCACAATATTAAGCATAGTCTAGAATTTCCGTGCTGAAAACATGATTAAAGGGAGCAATTATATTGGTAGATTAATGTGCTGACAATGGTGAAAGTCAATTCAATGCCATCCAGTGCctgtaaaataaaatatttcactTACGTGGCATTCTGTAGATTAACACATTAATTAAATACAATTCAACAAAACTTACCAAATTTATTATAAATAGTCATACAGCAATTAAAAAGGACTTAAAATATTTGGACATAAGAGGAGCCTTAACACATCACTATAGTATATTTAATAAATCTAACAGGACAGTGAAGGAGTTTAAACCTACTAGAGGGTATGAATAAAAGTTCTTGAAGTATCTCAAGTTAACTTTCACTGTAATGAAAAGAAATTAGTGCCTGTTAATGTTACTATGACTTTCATTAGCTCAGTATTATGGTGAGAACTAACTCTGTGTGCCTAATCTCGACACTCAAAATGTTTTAAGCAGCTCTGGAACCATTTCATAATGTTCTCAAAGGCGAtgcacttttaaaatattttgttaaTGCAATACTCTTATTAATAATATTTGCCAGTTATTCAGCTAAATTACAAACAGTGATACTAAAGTAATCTTTGTAAGTCTCGCAAAATCAAACTATTGCAGTTAAATggtattttattttaaactgctgTATGTAGCTtggtaaaataaaataaatattctTTTATTTAAATTGTCTTACACTCTACCTTTACATCCCCTTTCCAGCATCCTCTGTTTGACTACCTTGCAGAGTCTTTTCTGGATATCATTTAGTGGTTCATTCTGGAATGTGCAAAACCAAGAAATAAACTTAAACAACACAAACATAAGTGGACATTAATTCCTGCAAGTCTTTACCTTTTTCCTCTCTTTTTCCAAAGCTCGCCACTGCTCATAACACTCCTCCAGTCGAACATGAAGTTCATTTGCTGGGCCACTACGATTCTTCATAGGTCTGTATTTGGAAAAAGGTGGTGGAAATCCAAAGCAGGGTGCGGTCATATCACCACCAAAAAGCTCATTCATAAAAGGATGCAGCTGATTAAAGTCGTCATAATGAAAAAAGTCAATTAGTTCAGGGAATGGAAATGCTGAAGGAGGAAAAGGAAAACTGGCTGAAGAAAATCCATGTGGGCCAAATTGGGAAAAGTTTTGACTTTGCTTAAAATCGGGCATCATGAATGGGAACGGGGGTACAAAAGAATGATTAATGAAATCAGACAAATTGCTACCATCCTGTTCTTGTTTTCTACGGTAACTATTATATTGTTGGTGATTTTGACCAAAGGGTCCAGACTGCAAAGGATGTGGATACCCATTTTTTCGTCCTCTTTTATCATCCCTGTTGTTACCACCATTGTGTCCGTGTTTGTTAGGATATCTGAAATATTTGGCTGGCTCATCATTACCAAGATTGTGATGTGGTGTCCAGTTGGTACCAAAGCCAGTAGACTGCTTTCGATATTGATCATCTCTGGCGGCAGAAGATTCAATTTGCAATGGTGTACTAGTCTTGTTTTGTTCTTGTATCTGAACACCAGCACTGGATGAACCCCAATCATTAATGGTATTGCTAGGAAACTTTAGACACCCATCTTGCCTTAAGGATTCCAATGGAGCTGCTGGAGGATAATAGGTAGGTTGAAGGACACTAGAAATTGGCAACTGTGTTGGAGACCCGGTACTTACAGCGGAAATAGTTGACGTCTGTGTGCTTGTTGAAATTATGTTCCCATCTTTTCTAAACACTAGATTAGGCTCACCGGTGGGGCTCAACGTGTTGCTATCAGACCACAACAGGCTGCTTTGGGAAGAATGAGGACTATATTCGCTACACTGTGGCATAATCTTTGTCAAATGAACATACTCAGATGACCTAGGAAGACCATCTAAACAATTCTGATACAGCTTTTCACACTGATTCTCAAAATTGCCTCGTAAAATACGAGTACGGTTTTCCTGTTTTGGAAATTCTGAAGCAGGTTTTCGGATCATGTCAGCAACAAAGCCATTCTCCTTAGAAAACTGCTGCCCATGGAAGTCCATTTGTGAAACAGAAGAGCTATTTTTAAGAGAACTGGCACTGAAGTCTTCATATCCTTTTTGAATTGGTTGTTTTTCCTGCAACACCTTGCCCCACATTTCACCAACATGTGAGCTGTAACTATTTTCAGAATTCCGGCTGCGATCTTTAATCCCAAATGTTGCAAATTTATTCTCTCTGAATCGGTCAGTTTTGTAGTGctctttgtgtgtgtttgtgttattACTACTGTAATTATTATGGAAGCTATGTGTAGTAAAATCAGAAACTCCCCTCTCTGCTTCCTCATAATTTCGTAAGCAGCGATCAAATTCCTTGGTCTGTAAGGAGAATCCTTCTTTATGAGGCATAGTATTGTTTCTCACAGCAGATGAGACATCACTGGGTCGAGAATCACACTGATTGGTATCCTTATTAATCATGGACATCCATGGTTCTGAAAGATTAAAACCTTGAAACCCCTGATAAAGTTCATCAAATTTTCCTTTTTCAGCTAATGTCTGAGAGTTTTCTTCATAGTATTCAGAAATGCCCATACTATTTGAAATTCTACTGTTTTCCATGTTATTTTTCAAAGCtgttccagcaccatccccatttgCAGACGACCAAATCGACTGAAACAACCTAGAGGATGTACTCCTGCAGGAAAACAAAACAATTACAACTGAAAGACACTAACTTTATGATGCATCAGCATGAATTTTACAATACATTGTCAGTTTTCTTAGTTGGAGCATATAGTGCAGACAGATTGTGTCAGATAGTACTTCCTTCATTTTACTTCTGTCTTTCAGCAATATAACAAAGTTAAGCTATTGCTGAGGAAGCACATACATAAAGAATAAACAGTTCTCTTAATTTCTCATGATAGCAGCTGCTGAAAGAAAAGGACTGTATAAATTCCAATAAGCACATAAATAGTGCAATAGTACCTTGCATGGATGAAAGATATTTTTAAGTGATTTCAGCCGTTATGAAAACCACTCCATTATATCAATAGGGCAGGTTCTGCAGCAACATAGCCTGTACCACCACTGCAGAACAGTTTTAGGAACAGGTCATTGAGGATGCAGATATGCTACCACTTTCACATTGATGCAAGGAAGTTTTGGTGAATGTCAACAAAAAAGTATCAGGATAACTTAGGAGCCTATTGAATACACTAAAGCTGCACCCATAACACCCCCTCTAGGAGGCCATCACAatgtgcagtataactccagcctACAAATACTAAATGTCAACTGCCATTTTCAAATTTATAACAACTTCAAAACCTAAAATGAAACAGCAGTGAAATGTATCAGAACCAGCCTAAATTTAAAGTGCACCTATAAATCAGTAAAACCTGACTTACCAATCAGAAAAGGATTCTGGTTTATCAGGCTCGTCCAGTATGCTGGAGACCAGTCCAAATAAATCAGGTGTATTTCCAGAATCTGATAAATTAATCTGGGCTCTGAAATAAGAACATTTATTTTATATATCATTGAAAACAAACTCTACTGGGATATTAGGACTTCACATTATCAGTtttcatttttgaaaaaaatcgtaggaacataggaacaggagtaggccatttgataagagcatggctgatctgtgatctaactccatatacctgcctttgtccttatcccttaatacctttggttggcaaaaagctatctatctcagatttaaaattagcaattgagctagcatcaattgctgtttgtggaagagaaacttctaccaccttgtgtgtagaagtattttctaatctcactcctgaaaggtctggctctaatttttagactgtgccccctactactagaatccccaaccagtgcaaatagtttctctctatctaccctatctgttacccttaatatcttataaacttcgatcagatcaccccttaaccttctaaactcgagagaatacaaccccaatttgtgtaatctctcctcgtaacttaatccttgaagtccgggtatcgttctagtaaacctacgctgcactccctccaaggccaatatgtccttccaaaggtgcggtgcccagaactgctcacagtactccaggtgcggtctaaccagggttttgtatagctgcagcataacttctgcccccttgtactctagtcctctggacataaaggccagcattccattagccttattgatgattttctgcacctgttcacgacacttcaatgatcgatgtacctgaacccctaagtccctttggacatccactgtttttaactttttaccatttagaaagtaccctgttctatccttttttgatccaaagtggatgacctcacatttgtctacattgaattccatttgccacagttttgcccattcacctaatctatcaatatccctttgtaattttatgttttcatctacactgcttacaatgccaccaatctttgtgtcttc
This DNA window, taken from Heptranchias perlo isolate sHepPer1 chromosome 2, sHepPer1.hap1, whole genome shotgun sequence, encodes the following:
- the LOC137334579 gene encoding meiosis-specific coiled-coil domain-containing protein MEIOC-like, which produces MEQQLFSTSLLSGLSSSTPSVDPAILYSHWSVFADDGVPPVAFHDGPKQRAQINLSDSGNTPDLFGLVSSILDEPDKPESFSDWSTSSRLFQSIWSSANGDGAGTALKNNMENSRISNSMGISEYYEENSQTLAEKGKFDELYQGFQGFNLSEPWMSMINKDTNQCDSRPSDVSSAVRNNTMPHKEGFSLQTKEFDRCLRNYEEAERGVSDFTTHSFHNNYSSNNTNTHKEHYKTDRFRENKFATFGIKDRSRNSENSYSSHVGEMWGKVLQEKQPIQKGYEDFSASSLKNSSSVSQMDFHGQQFSKENGFVADMIRKPASEFPKQENRTRILRGNFENQCEKLYQNCLDGLPRSSEYVHLTKIMPQCSEYSPHSSQSSLLWSDSNTLSPTGEPNLVFRKDGNIISTSTQTSTISAVSTGSPTQLPISSVLQPTYYPPAAPLESLRQDGCLKFPSNTINDWGSSSAGVQIQEQNKTSTPLQIESSAARDDQYRKQSTGFGTNWTPHHNLGNDEPAKYFRYPNKHGHNGGNNRDDKRGRKNGYPHPLQSGPFGQNHQQYNSYRRKQEQDGSNLSDFINHSFVPPFPFMMPDFKQSQNFSQFGPHGFSSASFPFPPSAFPFPELIDFFHYDDFNQLHPFMNELFGGDMTAPCFGFPPPFSKYRPMKNRSGPANELHVRLEECYEQWRALEKERKKTEAELARNFPGKRVSSSNNTPIPRLPSNPSRVDRLIVDQLREQARVLTLLGKMERLRSSPVHANISTTLDCHLEAVHITQARRKDEIINAANRQRQGAPRYNDDKDVLALAAAIKELTISTRKARTALWCALQMTLPKSSLGTLLKQVEIEKALKELCQGGAIKNEDKGFIEEKMLAKPESDHAGCAAIKRESDCRREVF